The Capra hircus breed San Clemente chromosome 25, ASM170441v1, whole genome shotgun sequence nucleotide sequence TCTTCCATCTGCTGGCTGAAATACCGCTGGCAACTTGATCCATCCCTCCAGGCCTCAGCTTTCTCTCCTGTAAAATGGGTCCCTGCTTCAGACCAGCCAAGTTTTCAGCTCAGCACCTGGCATGCAGTCAGTCTTCCAAGGGTCTAAAGGtgtttctccttctttcctcctccaagggcctCCTCCTCCTTATTCTTCTTCGCCTCCAGGACTTGGAGCGCCTCCGCCTCCTCCCCCGATGTCTGTTTATCCGGGTGAGTGctcctcctgtccccaccccctccacgcccccttccccaggcttccctgtctcacaCCCAGCACGGCCCTGACCACCTGCCAAGACTGTCCGAACAGCACCTCCTCTGGAAAGGCATACGTCCTGCCCCCCGAGTGGTGTGATCCCTCCCTCCACAGCTGTGACCCCCACACTGCCCACGGCCTGGAGCCCTTCTCTCTGATGTGCCATCATTGGCGGAAGGGGTTgggacacagtaggtgctcaggaaatgtCTATGAAAAGAAGCCCTCTTCTCAACTCTGCGAATCCATCGCTCTTGAAATcaaagaggagaggaattcagacaccacccacccacccacccaacctTGTAGGGTCTGGGCTTTggggagatttttattttttggctccactGCGCAGcgacttgtggaatcttagttccccaaccaaggatcgaacctgtgcccctagCAATGGAGGCGTGGAGtcccaactactggaccaccacggaaatctggaggtggggagggatttttaaataaagaaaaagcttGAGAGTGGCTGGGCTGGGTTGTCAAGTCTGGTGTGGGAGAGTGAGCTTTAAACCATGGGTCAGCCCCATCTAGCCAAACGTAGTTCTTTCCCTTGGTTTCCTGCCAAACTAGGGGTGGGGTGGCACCCCCACATTAGAGCCCAGCTCTCTAAACCCCAACATCCTCTCCCCTCGGCCCCTCGGCCCCTCAGGAACCCAAAGTCTGTAAGGGTCATAGGCCCCTCCTCATGGCTCGACAGTCCACCCAGACCAGATGCCAAGCCTTCCGTCTAGAGCATGAAAACTCCCTGGAATCCTAGTTTCTTAACAAACTATTCAGCCACCACCAAAGACCTCACCTCTCTGCACACCCAAGACAGTAAAAATGCTCGTTGTGTTTAAAAAAGCTAAATACagatcaacatttttttttggaACCCTCACCCCAGAAAAACGCTGTGCCTGGGTAAGAAGAAGCAAGAATACCAAAAGGAAGTTTTTATAGGGGGTTGTTGTTTTCaagctcggagaaggcgatggcaccccactccagtactcttgcctggaaaatcccatggacagaggagcctggtaggctgcagtccatggcgtcgcgaagagtcagacacgactgagcaacttcactttcacttttcactttcatgcattggagaaggaaatggcaacccactccagtgttcttgcctggagaatcccagggacaggggagcctggtgggctgccatctatggggtcgcacagagtcgacacgactgaagcaacttagcagcagcagcagcagcagcagttttcaaGCTACTGCTTCCCCAAGGGTGTCACTTAGagttattgcttaaaaaaaaaaaaaattggagctaTTCCTCTACAAACCCCTGTGAAATAAATGCGGGAGGTCTTAACTGAGCAAGGGCTCTGAGACCTGGAGGCTGGTGGGTAGGGGGTGGTGAAGGGGGAAGCTGGGCCCATCGGGATGGCCTGGGGGGCTCAGGGGAGCACAGAGAAACTGCAGGTGGGGTGGCCCCCCCCGTGGTGGATACAGGATTGGGGGAACTGGGGTGTGGTGTGGGGTCTGACatgtccctcccctcctcctcccccaagaACTGTTCAGGGTACCGAGGCTGCTGTCCCCAGATCCGGTACAGTTCACGTGTCCATACTGCATGAACCGGATCGTCACCGTGACCACACCGGTCCCAGGCGtgctcacctggctcctctgcacCGGCTTCTTCGTGGCCGGGTGAGTGGTCCCCCCTCGCCTCCGTCACGGCCCTGGGCATCCGTGCAGGGAGCCTGCTGGTTTCGGGGGGTGCTGGCATGGGGTGTGGAGGGAGGAGTGGTTTCCTAGCCCACCTTGCTGGCCGGGCAGCCCCAGGGACGGAGTTGGGGCTGTCAGGCTTGGCTTGGCCCCCAGTGAGTCCCCGCTGCTTCCGAGGCTTCAGGTGCTTCTTGGGCTGCTGCCTCGTCCCCTTCTGCGTGGACAGCTTGATGGACGTGAGGCACACGTGCCCCGTATGTCGCCAGGAGCTCTTCCTCTACAAACGCCTGTGAAATAAATGCTGACTAAGTGACTGTTGTCTGCGCACATCTGTCGCCTGGGGAGGCTGGTGAGCACTGGCACACAGAAGGTGCCCTGTACTGACTGACCACTGAGGGGCCGACCGATGGTATGCATAGTGGCCTTCCCTTCTCAGGCTCcaccctcttctttccttcccgACTCTTTCCCATCAGActgccctgctggctcagatggtaaaaaattctgcttgcaatatgggagacctgggcttgatcccttggtcgggaagaatccccgggagaagggaatggcgatctactccagggttcttgcctagagcattccatggacagagaagcctggttcgggctacactccatggggtcacgaagagtcggacacgactgagcgactaacacttcttcCATCAGTCAAGCTCCGTCGTCTGTGACAACGTCTCTGCAACTCCAGTCAGGCAACCTGCAGAGCCGCACCTGCCCTTCACGCTGGCAGAGAACCTGTGAGCTCCC carries:
- the LOC102171679 gene encoding lipopolysaccharide-induced tumor necrosis factor-alpha factor homolog — its product is MGASRGQHRAAPNLEPKAASTPLLEQNSWAPGGYYAQGEGLHIQPTQGPEATWSALGAGGEEGPGHAAMASGLGAPPPPPPMSVYPELFRVPRLLSPDPVQFTCPYCMNRIVTVTTPVPGVLTWLLCTGFFVAGCFLGCCLVPFCVDSLMDVRHTCPVCRQELFLYKRL